GCTGGGTGGAATCGGGCAGCCAGGCCGGACTCCAGTTCTCGCCGCTCATATGGCCCACCAGAAAGCTCAGGTGAACTTGCAGATCAGCAGCCAGGCAGAGATCCAGAAACTGCTCCAGCTTGCCGAGCATCTCCGGCTCAACCCGGTCCGGCGTGGGCATGAAGTCGGGCCAGAACAGGAAGGCCCGCAGGTAGTCCACGCCCACACCCCTCAGTGCGGCCAGGTCAAGCTCAATCTCGTGGGGGCGAAAGTCGCGCCACATCTTCGGGCCAGCGTAGACGGGCCAGTAGTTCACACCGAACTTGGCAGGATGGTTGGTCATCACGTTTACCCCTTGAGGCTGCCGACGGTGATGCCGCTGACAAACTGGCGCTGAAACACCAGGAAGAAGATGAGGGTGGGAATCGAGGCCAGCAGGGTCGCGGCCATGATCGGCCCGGCGGCGCGTGGATCGGAGGTGAGCGATCCGGCCAGCCGCCCCAGGGCCAGCGGCAGGGTGGCGTGGGCGTCGTCGTTGACCACCAGCAGCGGCCACAGGAAGTTGTTCCACTCGCCCAGTGAGACGAAAATCGCCATCGCGGCCAGCGCTGGGCGCACCAGCGGCAGCACGATCTGCCACCAGATACGGATCTCGCCTGCGCCGTCAATCCGGGCGGCGTCGATCAGCTCATCCGGCACGCCCCGAATTGACTGAATCAGGAAGAACACCGCAAAGGCCTTGGCCAGCCCCGGAATCAGCAGCGCCCAGTAGGTGTTGATCCAGCCGAAATCGCGCATGGTCAGGAAATTGGGAATGATGGTGACCTGCCAGGGAATCATCATCGAGCCGATGATCAGCAGGAACACGATGCGGCTGCCGGGAAATTTGTGCTTGGCCAGCACATAGCCCGCCGCCGACGCGATAATCAGCGACGCGACCGTGACAAATACCGTGATGGCGAAGCTGTTGACAAAGAATCCCGCGAAGCCGGTGCCGGTGAAGCGCTGAAACAGGCCCTGAATTTGATCGGAAACGCCAGGGTTGTACTTTGCGTTGTAAAAATTGGTCAGGGTGGGGTTTTGCACGATCAAAGTGGGCGGCGCTTTGGTGATCTCGCCGAGCGGCTTGAAGGCGCTGGTCACCATCCAGTAATACGGAAACAGCACCGTCAGGGCCAGCAGGTAAAAAGGCAGGCGGGTCAGGGAGTGCAGTCCGGGGGATCTCGTTTCACCGACCATGTTGGTCTCCTGGGGTTGTGCAGTGCGGGTGAGTGGAGCGCAGGAAGCTGGTGTTCATTTGCTGGTCCGGTCTTCCGGCTCGCCGACGCGCAGGTTGATCAGCGTCAGGGCGAACACGATGATGAACAGCACCCAGGCCACTGCTGAGGCGTAGCCGAGCTGGAAGCGCCCGAAGCCCCGGTCGTAGAGATACGTCACCAGCGTCAGCGCCGAATCGAGCAGGCCGCCCACGCTGCTCACACCGCCGAACAGCAGATACGGCTCGTTGAACACCTGGAACGCGCCGATGGTGCCGGTGATGATGATGTAGAGCATGGTGGGGCGCAGCAGCGGCAGGGTGATTTTCCAGAAACGCTGTGAGGGCGTCGCGCCGTCGATGGCCGCCGCCTCGTAGAGTTCGCTGGGAATGGCCCGCAGGCCCGCCACGAACAAAATCATGGTGCCGCCCATGCCGCCCCAGACCGCCACCATCACCAGCATGGCGATCGCCAGCGAGGGTGTGCCCAGCCAGGTGATCGGAGCCAGCCCGAATACCCCCCGCGCCGCGTTGAGAATGCCGTAGCCTTCCGAATTGAGAATCCACTTCCAGACGGCCAGGATGGCGATGCCGCCCGCCACCGAGGGCAAGAAGAACACCGCCCGCATGAACTGATCCCACAGACTCTCGCCGCCGAAGACGACGGCCAGGGTCAGGCCCAGCACCGTGTTGAGGATCACCACCGACACCACGAACAGGGCGGTGTTGCCCAGCGCCTTGTAAAAGCGCGGGTCTTGCAGAAGATCGGTGTAGTTGGCGATGCCGATCAGTTTCGGCGCACTGATGGCGTTGTAGTTGGTGAAGCTGAGGTACAGCGAATTGATGACCGGATACAGCACGAAGGCCGCGAACAACACCATGAAAGGCAGCAGCATGATCAGGGGAATCGTAAAATTGCGCCGGATGCGGCGGGAAGGCCGACCCGAACCCAGGGTCACATTGACGCCCCCCGCCCCCGCACTGGCCACCAACCCCATTTTATCGTTTCTCATAGCACCGCCTTTTGTCCTCTCTGCGCTGTGATCACTACACTTTGTTGGCTACAGACTTGAACTTGAGCCAAAAAAGCGGGAAGTGCCGGTCTTGCTCAGGCACTTCCCGCTGGCTCGCCAGTGTCGGCCTGCGCTTATTTCTTGAGGTTGGCGTTCATCGTGGCGGCGGCCATATCCAGCGCCGCTTTGGGATCGGCATTGTTCAGGATGACCGACTGCACAGCCTTGGCCAGATCGGGGTTGCTGGCCTCAAAGCCGGGGCAGTTGGGCGGACCAGCGCTGTCTTTGAGCTGTTTGAGCAGGGCCGCCTTCTGATCGGCGGGCAGCGAGAGGTTTGCCGCGAAATCGCTGCGCGGCGGGATGAAGTACAGTCCAGCCTTGAAGGCGTTTTCAATCAGCGCCTTGGAGACCTTGGCGTCGTTGAGCGACTTGAGGAAATCGGCGGCGACGTCCTTGTTCTTGGAGTACGCCATGATGCCGATGACGGTGCCGCCCAGGAAGCCGGTGTACTTGCCGGTGGGGCCAGCGGGCAGCGCGGAAACGGTCCACTTGCCTTTCATCTTGGGATAGGTGGTGTCGAGATTGAAGGTGCTGTAGGACGTGCCCAGCGGGTAGTTGCCGTTGTCCAGGCCGCCGCCGAGGTCAGGCGAGGCGTCAGTGGGCACCTTGAATTTCTTGTAGAGACCCGCGAAGTAGGTCAGCGCCTTGACGCCCGCCGGGCTGTTGACGGTGGCCTTGGTGCAGCCCTTGTCGTAGTAGCTGCCGCCCGCCTGGTACAGGTAGGGGAAGAGGCCCAGCCAGTCGAGGTTGCCCCACTGCACCATGTAGCCTTTGTGGCCCGCCTTCTGAATCTTGGCGATGGAGCTTTCGAGTTGTGCCCAGGTCTTGGGTGCGCCGTCCACGCCCGCCGCCTTGAGCAGGTCGGGGCGCAGGAACTGGAGCTGCACCGTCAGGTTGTACGGCATGGCGTAGAGCTGGCCGTCAGTGGTGACCACCGATTGCAGGATGCCGGGCAGGTTCTTGCTCTTGACTTCTTTGTCGAGCGCCGGGTACTCCTTGGTGATGTTGACCATGCCGCCGAGATTGCCGAGTTCGATGCCCCACGACAGCCCGCCGGTGATGATGTCCGGCCCCTGCTGCGCCGCTGCTGCCGACAGGATCTTGGCGTGCGCGTCGCTCCAGGGCAGTGCCTGGAGGGCGAACGTCACGTTGGGGTGGGCCTTGGTGTAGAGGTCGGTGGCAGTCTGAATGACCTTGGTTTCGTTGGGATCGCCAGTCAGCCAGATGGTCAGCTTGGTGGGAGCCTGGGCCGAGGCCAGGCCGCCGAGGAGCATGCTGCCGGTCAGGGTCGCAAGCAGGATACGGGACATTGCTTTCATAAAGACTCCCTTGGAACAATTGATTTGCCGGAAATTGCGGCAGATAGCAGGCAGTGAAACACAGGGTGAAGCGGTGCAGAGTTCTGAAGCTTGGGTCGTGGTGGACATCAGCACGTTCCCGTTTTTTCTCAGCCTTCTCCCTTTTTGGAACGCAGCGGATCACGGATTGACCCTCAACCTTCCTCTTGGTGCGGTGTGTTTTTTAGTAAAAAGAGCTTAAGCCGATTTTCTCTGGATGTCAAGCGCTCAGCTCCATCAAATTCATCAGGCGGCTCTAGGCACCGACCTGAGCCAGCAGACAAAAAACGGGATTTGGATTTGGCTATAGTAGCGTGGTGGTGCATCCGGTAAAGCCCTCTGCGTCCGTCACGATCCGCGATGTGGCGGGGCGGGCGGGCGTTTCGGCAGGCACCGTCTCGCGGGCACTCAATGGGGTGGGCGGGCTGTCGGCAGCTCTGCGCGACCGGGTACAGCGAGCGGCAGACGAACTCGGCTATGACCGCGCCAGCCTGCGCCTCGCTGCCCGGCCCAGGGTCAGCCTGGCAGACATCGCGGCGCGAGAAGGCGTCTCGGTAGGCAGTGTCTCCCGCGCTCTGCGGAGTGTTGGCGGCGTCTCGCCGGAAACGCGGGAACGGGTGCTGCGGGCCGCTGAGGAACTGGGTTACGACCTGGGCAATTTGCATCCGGCCCCGATCACCCGGCTGGGCGTGCTGATTCACCGTGGAGACAACGCGCTGTCGAATAACCTGTTTTACTCTGCCGTGCTGCACGGGGCCGAGATCGCCTGCCGCACCCACAAGCTGGCGATGACCTACACCACCGCCGGGCCTGGGGACGATCTGAGCGCCCTGGTCGTCGAGCAGCAGATCGACGGGCTGCTGTGCGTGGGCTATTTCGAGGACGAGTTGCTCAGCGATCTGCGGGCCACCGGCAAGCCGCTGGTGCTGGTCGATCACTTCGCGCCGGGGCTGCCCAGCGTCAACAGTGACAACTTCGGCGGGGCTTACGCGGCCACCGCGCATCTGCTGAAGTTGGGCCGCACCCGGGTGGCGTTTCTGAGTGGTCAGCGCGAACATTACAGCATTGCCGAGCGGCGGCGCGGATATCAAGCGGCCCTGGCCGATGCGGGCGTTACTTATGAGCCTGAGCTGGACGTAACCCGCCAGCCGCCGGAACTTGAAAGCGGCACGGGCGCGGCCATGCAGGCGCTCCTGGCACTTCCGCAGCCGCCCAACGCGGTGTTCGCCTTCAACGACGCGACGGCGGCCCTGGCGATGGCGGCCTGTCAGGAAGCCGGGCTGAACGTGCCCAGGGATGTGTCTTTTGCAGGATTTGACGATGTGCAGACCGCCGCCCATTTTCGCCCCCCACTGACCACTGTGCGGGTCGATCGAGAAGCGCTGGGTGCACGCGGCCTGGAACTGCTGATGAGCGTTCAGGAGGGCGCGGCGGCGCAGATGGTGCCGACCCGCTTGATCGTGCGGGAAAGTTCGGTGGGCGCAGCCCCCGGACCCACGCTGACGGCTCGCACAACTCCTGCGCCCCGCCGCCGCCGGGTCGAGAGCACCTGAACTGAACCCCGTTCAGGGCCAGAAAAGAGCGGAAATGAAGCTGAAACAGTCGCTCACCTGGTGGAGTTTTACGGGGCAAGGCGCAGACCCCGACGCCCTGTTTTCGGGCGCGACATTTTGGCCTGCGGGTGTCGGCCATGAGCGGTCATGCCTCCATCGAGGCAGGGCTGAACCGCCGCGCCCACCACGCCTGGAGCGTGCACGAACTGGAGGACAACATCCACCTGGCCGCTGCCAACGGCGTGCCCAACCTGATCTGCTTCAATGGCAACCGGGCGGGCCAGCCGAATGGCGAGGGCGTGGCCATCACCACCGAAGCGTTGCAGAGCATCTCCCACTGCCGAGAACGCGGGCGTCAGTCTGGTGCTGGAACTGCTCAACAGCCGCGTCGATCACCCGGATGACCAGTGCGACCACCTCGGGTGGGGCCTGGAGGTGGCCGGGGCGGTGGATTCTCCTGCCGTCAAACTGCTCTACGACCTCTACCCCACCCAGATCATGGACGGCGACCCGATCCACAGCATTCGGGCGTACCTTGCCGCCATCAGCCACTCCCACACCGCCGGTTGTCCGGGCCGCCACGACCTCGGCGACAACCCAGGAGATTCAGTATCCGCCAGTGCTGCAGGCCGTTGCAGCCACCGGCTTTTCAGGCTACCTGGCCCGCGAATTTGTGCCCAGGGGTAAAGCAGTTCAAGCGCTGCGAGCCGCCTTTTCGCTGACTGAGCAGGCGGTGGGCTGAACGATTTGAGAGAACGACTGCGCTAACCCGCTTCAGCGCTGCTGGCCCGCACCAGCAGTTCAACCGGAATCTCGATCTGATCCGGCCCGCCCCGCTCCAGCAGCAACTGCACGCCGCGTGCGCCCAACGCTTCCTTGTCCACGCGCAGCGTCGAGAGCGGCGGATGGGTCAGGGCCGCCGCGTCGAGGTCGTCGAAGCCCACGAAGGCCACGTCGTCCGGCACCCTCAGCCCGGCTTCCTGGCAGACCTGCATGGCGAGGATGGCCGTCACGTCATTGAAGGCGAATACCGCGTCGGGCGGCTCTGGCAGCGCCAGCAGGGAACGCATCGCCCCGGCTGCGCCCTCCTCCTCATCGAGCGGATCGCGGCGCACGTCCAGGGCCGGGTCTGCCGGAACGCCCGCGTCGTAGAGCGCCTGGCGGTAGCCCAGCCACCTACCGCGAATGCTGTGGTGATCGGGGCCGCCGATGAACGCCACCCGCCGCCGTCCAGTATTCAGCAGGTGGGTGGTGGCCCAGTGCGCTCCGCCAAAGTTATCGCTGTTGACGCACGGCAACCCCGGCGCGAAGTGATCGATGAGCACCAGCGGCAGCCCCAGGGCACGCAGTTGCTCCATCACCGCCGCCTCGAAAAAGCCCACGCACAGCAGTCCGTCGGTGCCGTGCCAGCCAACCATCTCGGCCACGTTGTCGCCCGCGTTGAGCGAACTGAAATGCAAGGTCAGGCCCCGCGCCCGGCATTCGTCCTCGACGCCGTGCAGCACCTGAGAATAAAACGGATTGGCGCTCAGGCCGGTGTGCTGGCGGTGCAGCAAGAAGCTGATCCGGCGCAGCTTGCTGGCCCGCAACTTGGCGGTGTCGTAGCCGAGGTCGTGCGCCGCCCGCACCACCTGCTCACGGGTCACTTCGCTCAGACCACTCTGCTGCTTGAGCGCCCGCGACACCGTGGCGATGGAGACGCCCGACGCCCGCGCCACATCCTGAATGGTGACGCCGGAGCGGGAGGGAGGGCGTTTAGACACCACCGGAGTATAGGGGCAGGCTCTGTCACCGCACTTTTCTGCGGTCTGTCTTCTGACCCGGAAAATGGGTCCAGCCTCGAAGCGGCTTGTTTCGCTTGACTCGCTGCCCAGAAAGGATTAGTTTGTTTTTTAGTAAAAAAATTTAGAGTGGCCGTGAACCCAGATACAGGATTCAGAAGCGCAGCGGCGGGGCAGCCGCATGGAGAAAAGCAATGCAAGACATCCGAATTGGAACGTTGGTCGAGGGAAGGCACGCCGTGCAGGTGCTGCCACAGATTTTGCCGCACGGCTTCGAGTGTTTCAGCCTGACGTTCTGGCAGAGTACCGGGTCCACCGATCTGGCCGAGACGGCGCGGCGGGTGCGCGACCTCACAGAGGCCAGTGGCACCAAGATTTCCTGCCTGGAGATTTTCGGCAACCCGCTGACCGGCGAGGGCGACAACGCCGACACACTGGCGAGCTGGGAGCGGCTGATCGACCACGCCCACCTGTTCGGCACCGATCTGGTCAGCGGCTTCACCGGGCGGCTGCCGGGCGTGCCGCTGGACGCTTCCCTGCCGCGCTACGCCGAAGTTTTTGGAGAACTCTCGCGCCGCGCCGCTGACAAGGGTGTGCGGCTATGCTTCGAGAACTGCGCCATGGACGGCAACTGGCAGGCCGGGGAGTGGAACATTGCCCACTCGCCCGACGCCTGGGAAGCCATGTGGAACGCGCTGCCCGCCGATAACATCGGCCTGGAATGGGAGCCGTGTCATCAGATGGTCGGCCTGATTGATCCGCTGCCGCAGCTCCGCAAGTGGGCCAGCAAGGTCTTTCACGTTCACGGCAAGGACGCCACCATCGCCTGGGACGTGATCCGCGAATCGGGCATCCACGGCCCCAAACCCTACGTCTGGCACCGCACGCCCGGTTTCGGCGACACCAACTGGACCGACGTGATCAGCATCCTGCGCCAGAGTGGGTACGCGGGCGACATCAACATCGAGGGCTTTCACGATCCGGTATACAGGGGCGAGCTGGAAATGACTGGGCAGGTTCACGCGCTGAAGTATCTCAAGGAGTGCCGGGGCGGCGCATTTATCTCCAATCCAGTGATCGATGAACCTGAAAGAGCAGGCTCAGCATGACCTCGGCAAACGGTTCTGAATTCCGCATCGCGCTGGTGGGCTGCGGCAGCATGGCCAACACCTGGGTGGACTACGCCCTTCAACGGGACGACGCCGAGATCGTGGCGCTGGTGGATCTGAATGAAGCCACGGCGCTGACGCTGGCCGAAAAACATCATCTGGGCGGCGTCCCGATCTTCAAGGATGTGGCGGAGGCGATTCAGGCCACTGGAGCCAATCTGGTCTTCGACGTGACCATTCCGGAAGCGCACGAGGCGGTCACACTGGCCGCTCTCCAGGCCGGTTGCAACGTGTTGGGTGAGAAGCCGCTGGCCGCCGGGATGGACCCGGCCCGCCGGATGGTGGCCGTCGCCGGGCAGACCGGACACACCTACGCTGTGATGCAGAATCGCCGTTACCTGCCGCAGATTCACGCCTTCCGCGATCTGGTGCGCGGCCATATAGGTACGCCCGGTTTCACCACCGCCAACTTCTTTATCGGCGCACATTTCGGCGGCTTCCGCGACGCGATGGCCAGCCCACTGCTGCTCGACATGGCGATCCACACCTTCGATCAGGCCCGCTTCATCCTGGGGGCCGATCCGGTGTCGGTGTATTGCCAGGAATTCAACCCGCCGGGATCGTGGTATACGGGCGCAGCGGCGGCGGCCTGCATCTTTGAATTTGCAGGCGGACAGATTTTCACTTACAACGGATCATGGTGCGCCGAGGGTGCGCCGACTTCCTGGGAAGCCGAGTGGCGCGTCATGGGCAGCGCGGGCACGGCCATCTGGGACGGCACCCACGCTCCTCACGCCGAGGTGGTGACTGACCCGCAACAGGAAGGCTTCCTGCGCGACTTCCGGCGAGTCGAGGCGGGAGCGTCATTCAATAACCCCGGCCCTGAAGGCCACTTCGGTTGCCTGGACGAGATGTTCGCCGCCCTGAGCGAGAAGCGTCCGCCCGAAACCGACTGCGCCGACAACATCAAGAGCCTGAGCATGGTTTTCGGCGCGGTGGAGAGTGCCCGGCGCGGCGAGAAAGTGCTGCTGGGCGAACCCACCCAGGAAGGAGTGTCCAGATGACCCACACGCTCGCTCTACATAGCGGCTGGCAGTTCAAGGCCCGCAATCCCCATACCTCCCTGACGGACGATTTCGCCTCCTCCTCCGACTGGGCCGCCGCCAGCATACCCGGTACCGTCCATCAGGATCTGCTGGCGACGGGGCAGATTCTCGATCCCAATTTCGGCCTGAACGAGCAAGGCGTGCAGTGGGTGGGTGAAACCGACTGGCTGTACCGGCTGGAATTCGACGCTGCCAAGCTGGAGAACGGCCAGCACGCCGATCTGTGCTTTGACGGCCTGGACACCTTCGCGCAGGTGTGGCTCAACGGCGAGCTGATTCTGGCAAGCGAGAACATGTTCGTGCCGCGCCGTGTATCGGTTGCGGGCAAATTGCGCGAGGGAAAGAACGGGCTGCACCTCCTGTTTGCCTCAGCCCTGCGGCGCGGCCAGGAAATCGAGGCCGAACTCGGCAAACGCCATCTCTGGAACGGCGATTCCAGCCGCCTGTATGTCCGCAAGGCGCAGTACCACTACGGCTGGGACTGGGGTCCGGTGCTGATGACGGCGGGGCTGTGGCGCGGCGTGCGGCTGGAAGTCTACACGGCCCGGCTGGACGAACTGGCCTGCGCCGTGTCGCTCTCTGATGATCTGAAACGCGCTGAGTTTCCGGTGAGTGTGAACGTGGTGGGCCAGATGAGCGGCAATGTCAGACTGGAGCTGCTGGGGCCGGACGGAGTGACAGTGGCCTCCGAGATGTTGCCTGCCGCCGGGACCATCGAACACACCTTCAGCGTCGAGAACCCGGCCCTATGGTGGTCCGCTGGCTCCGGCGAGCAACCGCTCTATACCGTCCGGGCCGCGCTGGACGGCGGCGGCAGTTCAGAACTTCGAGTAGGCGTGCGGAGCATCAAACTGGTTCAGGAACCCGTCGCGGGCGAGGAAGGCAGCTCCTTTTTCTTCGAGGTCAACGGCACGCCGATCTTTTGCGGCGGGGCCAACTGGATTCCCGACGACAACTTTCTGCCGCGCATCACGCCCCAGCGCTACCGCACCCGCCTGACCCAGGCCAGAGACGCGCACATGGTCATGATCCGGGTGTGGGGCGGCGGTATCTATGAGGACGACGCCTTCTACGACGCCTGCGATGAGCTGGGCCTGCTGGTCTGGCAGGACTTCATGTTCGCCTGCGGCATGTACCCGGCCCACGCCGCATTTCAGGCCAGCATCCGTGAGGAGGCCGAGGTCGCCGTCAAGCGCCTGCGCCACCACGCCAGCCTCGCCCTCTGGTGCGGCAACAACGAGGATTACCAGATCGCGGGTTCGGTGGGGGCCTACGGGCCGGGCAGCGACGAGAGCAAGTTCGACGCCCTGTCTACCTATGAGGAGCTGCTGCCGGAGGTCTGTGCCCGGCTGAATCCTTCCACCCAGTACTGGCCCGGCAGCGCTTACGGTGGCCCCGATTCCACCAGTCAGACGGTGGGCGACCGTCACACCTGGGACGTGTGGCACAGCGCGATGGCCCCCTATCAGGATTATCCCAAATACGAGGGCCGCTTCGTCAGCGAGTTCGGGATGCAGTCTCTGCCTTCACTGGCCCTGCTGGAAAGCGCCACCGCGCCGGAGGAGCGCTTCCCGGCCAGCCGCACGCTGGAACACCACAACAAGGCGGGCGACGGACCACGCCGCCTGAACGTCTACATCGGCGACACCGTGAGGGTTCCCGCCGATCTGACGGGCTATGTGTACGCGTCGCAACTGGTGCAGGCCGAGGCGATGCTCAGCGCCTACCGGGGCTGGCGGCGGCGCTGGGGATCAGCAGGCAAACGGGCAGTGTCGGGCGCACTGGTGTGGCAGCTCAACGACTGCTGGCCGGTCACGAGCTGGGCCATCATCGACTCGTCGGGCCAGGCCAAGCCCGCCTACTACGCCATCAAGCGGGCGCTGACGCCAATCAGCGTTGGGCTGGCGCTTACGGAAGGTGGGGCGCAGGTGTGGGCGGTCAACGGCACGACTGAATCTCAGACCCTGACCCTGGAACTCCGCGCGCTCACACTCGGCGGTCAGGAACTCAGCGCTGAGTCACACGAGGTCACGCTGGCGGCCAACGCCGTCACGGAGCTGGGCACCTTCGGAGTACGACAGGACGCTGCATCTCCCCTCATCGCCGCCACCCTGCGCCGGGGCGAAACTGTAGTCGCACAGGAAATCCGCTGGCCCGAGCCATTCAAGTACCTGACCTTCCCTGACCCCGGCCTGAAGGTGGAAGTCCTCAGCCCGACCTCGCTGAGCGTCAGTGTGCAGCGGCCCGCCAAGGGCATCTGGCTGGAGTCGGCCCAGGAGACCATCTGGGACGACAACATGCTCGACCTGCTGCCCGGCGAGTCGCGGGTGATCGCCGTTCAGCACCTGAATCCGGCCAAGCTGACTGCCCGCTGGCTGGGCGCGGGAGAAACGGTGAAGGTGGGCGGGTCTGCTGTAGTCAATCAAGTTTAGCGGTCTGTAGTAACGAGGAGTCAGAGGTGGCCGAGCGTTCAGCAAATCCGGCGCTTATCCAGCCGCTCACCTCCAGGCATGAATCACGATGTTTCTGCGTCCCTGACAGCCAATGCCAGAGGGCCGTTGATCCCGCCGAAGTTCACACGCACCTTAAGAAGGACGACCATGGAAAAGCCTGACTCACCCTATCCAGAGCTGAAACTGGGACTGTTCAGCTACAGCTACCGGATGGCTTTCGGTTCTCACGATGTCAAGCCCAGCCGACCCACGAATCTGTTCGAGTACATCGAACACGCCCACCAGCTCGGCTTCGACGGCATTCAGATCGATCTGACGCACCTGACGAGCCACGATCCCGCTTACCTGGCGGAGCTGCGTTCGGCAGCGGCAGAGCGGAACCTGTACGTGGAGTACGGTTCCGCTTTTGTCGAGGCAGACCACACCGCCCAGCAGTTGCAGATTGCCAGCTTGCTGGGAGCGCCCCTGATGCGGACCTTCATGGGGTTCTCGCGCTTCGAGCGGAGCACCG
This portion of the Deinococcus rubellus genome encodes:
- a CDS encoding carbohydrate ABC transporter permease, whose amino-acid sequence is MVGETRSPGLHSLTRLPFYLLALTVLFPYYWMVTSAFKPLGEITKAPPTLIVQNPTLTNFYNAKYNPGVSDQIQGLFQRFTGTGFAGFFVNSFAITVFVTVASLIIASAAGYVLAKHKFPGSRIVFLLIIGSMMIPWQVTIIPNFLTMRDFGWINTYWALLIPGLAKAFAVFFLIQSIRGVPDELIDAARIDGAGEIRIWWQIVLPLVRPALAAMAIFVSLGEWNNFLWPLLVVNDDAHATLPLALGRLAGSLTSDPRAAGPIMAATLLASIPTLIFFLVFQRQFVSGITVGSLKG
- a CDS encoding carbohydrate ABC transporter permease, encoding MRNDKMGLVASAGAGGVNVTLGSGRPSRRIRRNFTIPLIMLLPFMVLFAAFVLYPVINSLYLSFTNYNAISAPKLIGIANYTDLLQDPRFYKALGNTALFVVSVVILNTVLGLTLAVVFGGESLWDQFMRAVFFLPSVAGGIAILAVWKWILNSEGYGILNAARGVFGLAPITWLGTPSLAIAMLVMVAVWGGMGGTMILFVAGLRAIPSELYEAAAIDGATPSQRFWKITLPLLRPTMLYIIITGTIGAFQVFNEPYLLFGGVSSVGGLLDSALTLVTYLYDRGFGRFQLGYASAVAWVLFIIVFALTLINLRVGEPEDRTSK
- a CDS encoding extracellular solute-binding protein, whose product is MSRILLATLTGSMLLGGLASAQAPTKLTIWLTGDPNETKVIQTATDLYTKAHPNVTFALQALPWSDAHAKILSAAAAQQGPDIITGGLSWGIELGNLGGMVNITKEYPALDKEVKSKNLPGILQSVVTTDGQLYAMPYNLTVQLQFLRPDLLKAAGVDGAPKTWAQLESSIAKIQKAGHKGYMVQWGNLDWLGLFPYLYQAGGSYYDKGCTKATVNSPAGVKALTYFAGLYKKFKVPTDASPDLGGGLDNGNYPLGTSYSTFNLDTTYPKMKGKWTVSALPAGPTGKYTGFLGGTVIGIMAYSKNKDVAADFLKSLNDAKVSKALIENAFKAGLYFIPPRSDFAANLSLPADQKAALLKQLKDSAGPPNCPGFEASNPDLAKAVQSVILNNADPKAALDMAAATMNANLKK
- a CDS encoding substrate-binding domain-containing protein, with the protein product MVHPVKPSASVTIRDVAGRAGVSAGTVSRALNGVGGLSAALRDRVQRAADELGYDRASLRLAARPRVSLADIAAREGVSVGSVSRALRSVGGVSPETRERVLRAAEELGYDLGNLHPAPITRLGVLIHRGDNALSNNLFYSAVLHGAEIACRTHKLAMTYTTAGPGDDLSALVVEQQIDGLLCVGYFEDELLSDLRATGKPLVLVDHFAPGLPSVNSDNFGGAYAATAHLLKLGRTRVAFLSGQREHYSIAERRRGYQAALADAGVTYEPELDVTRQPPELESGTGAAMQALLALPQPPNAVFAFNDATAALAMAACQEAGLNVPRDVSFAGFDDVQTAAHFRPPLTTVRVDREALGARGLELLMSVQEGAAAQMVPTRLIVRESSVGAAPGPTLTARTTPAPRRRRVEST
- a CDS encoding LacI family DNA-binding transcriptional regulator, with protein sequence MSKRPPSRSGVTIQDVARASGVSIATVSRALKQQSGLSEVTREQVVRAAHDLGYDTAKLRASKLRRISFLLHRQHTGLSANPFYSQVLHGVEDECRARGLTLHFSSLNAGDNVAEMVGWHGTDGLLCVGFFEAAVMEQLRALGLPLVLIDHFAPGLPCVNSDNFGGAHWATTHLLNTGRRRVAFIGGPDHHSIRGRWLGYRQALYDAGVPADPALDVRRDPLDEEEGAAGAMRSLLALPEPPDAVFAFNDVTAILAMQVCQEAGLRVPDDVAFVGFDDLDAAALTHPPLSTLRVDKEALGARGVQLLLERGGPDQIEIPVELLVRASSAEAG
- a CDS encoding sugar phosphate isomerase/epimerase family protein — protein: MQDIRIGTLVEGRHAVQVLPQILPHGFECFSLTFWQSTGSTDLAETARRVRDLTEASGTKISCLEIFGNPLTGEGDNADTLASWERLIDHAHLFGTDLVSGFTGRLPGVPLDASLPRYAEVFGELSRRAADKGVRLCFENCAMDGNWQAGEWNIAHSPDAWEAMWNALPADNIGLEWEPCHQMVGLIDPLPQLRKWASKVFHVHGKDATIAWDVIRESGIHGPKPYVWHRTPGFGDTNWTDVISILRQSGYAGDINIEGFHDPVYRGELEMTGQVHALKYLKECRGGAFISNPVIDEPERAGSA
- a CDS encoding Gfo/Idh/MocA family protein; its protein translation is MTSANGSEFRIALVGCGSMANTWVDYALQRDDAEIVALVDLNEATALTLAEKHHLGGVPIFKDVAEAIQATGANLVFDVTIPEAHEAVTLAALQAGCNVLGEKPLAAGMDPARRMVAVAGQTGHTYAVMQNRRYLPQIHAFRDLVRGHIGTPGFTTANFFIGAHFGGFRDAMASPLLLDMAIHTFDQARFILGADPVSVYCQEFNPPGSWYTGAAAAACIFEFAGGQIFTYNGSWCAEGAPTSWEAEWRVMGSAGTAIWDGTHAPHAEVVTDPQQEGFLRDFRRVEAGASFNNPGPEGHFGCLDEMFAALSEKRPPETDCADNIKSLSMVFGAVESARRGEKVLLGEPTQEGVSR
- a CDS encoding beta-mannosidase: MTHTLALHSGWQFKARNPHTSLTDDFASSSDWAAASIPGTVHQDLLATGQILDPNFGLNEQGVQWVGETDWLYRLEFDAAKLENGQHADLCFDGLDTFAQVWLNGELILASENMFVPRRVSVAGKLREGKNGLHLLFASALRRGQEIEAELGKRHLWNGDSSRLYVRKAQYHYGWDWGPVLMTAGLWRGVRLEVYTARLDELACAVSLSDDLKRAEFPVSVNVVGQMSGNVRLELLGPDGVTVASEMLPAAGTIEHTFSVENPALWWSAGSGEQPLYTVRAALDGGGSSELRVGVRSIKLVQEPVAGEEGSSFFFEVNGTPIFCGGANWIPDDNFLPRITPQRYRTRLTQARDAHMVMIRVWGGGIYEDDAFYDACDELGLLVWQDFMFACGMYPAHAAFQASIREEAEVAVKRLRHHASLALWCGNNEDYQIAGSVGAYGPGSDESKFDALSTYEELLPEVCARLNPSTQYWPGSAYGGPDSTSQTVGDRHTWDVWHSAMAPYQDYPKYEGRFVSEFGMQSLPSLALLESATAPEERFPASRTLEHHNKAGDGPRRLNVYIGDTVRVPADLTGYVYASQLVQAEAMLSAYRGWRRRWGSAGKRAVSGALVWQLNDCWPVTSWAIIDSSGQAKPAYYAIKRALTPISVGLALTEGGAQVWAVNGTTESQTLTLELRALTLGGQELSAESHEVTLAANAVTELGTFGVRQDAASPLIAATLRRGETVVAQEIRWPEPFKYLTFPDPGLKVEVLSPTSLSVSVQRPAKGIWLESAQETIWDDNMLDLLPGESRVIAVQHLNPAKLTARWLGAGETVKVGGSAVVNQV